The sequence CTGGCATGAACAGCAACTAACATGCCAAATGTACATGCAAAAAAATCTGATCTGACCGATCCATTTGTGATCTCCATAGGCACTCTGGATGAAATTTTATTTTGCATCTGGAAATGTTAGGGCAGAAAGAAGCTGGTGAAAGGAACCCTGCACATGTGCTCTCTGTTCACACTACGTACCCCACTGTACTAcagaagaacagcctgctggatcaggccaatggtccatctagtccagcatgctgttctcactgtggtcaaccagatgcttatggcaagcccacaaacagagcaccgtgagtgcaacagcactctcccctcctgcagtttacagcaactagtattcagaagcacactgcctctgagagtggaggtagaacatatccatcaggattaatagccattgatagccttatcctccatgaattagtggaatcctcttttaaaggcatccaaaatGGTAGctgtcactacatcttgtgggactgaattccatagtttagctgtgtgaagaagtactttcttttttctgtcataAATCTTCCCTTTTTCCTGCTGACTCCATGGAAGTTGTGAACAAGACAACTCTGGGCAGGTCAGCTTCTCATCCTGGAGTAATCCTTCATGGAGTCTCCTCCCACAGCAGTTATTTTTactatttctgtcctgcccttcctcccaaaggagcccagtgtggcaaacaaccAGTAAGTCTCAGGTTATGGTCTAAAGGCacctgaggccaccaccttgccgaagctaagcagatctgctttaaatgtatagtgcagatggggcttctcTGTGTTGATATGTATAATATATAGAAtgagggagtgggagtgggaatgtCATTGAGGTCTCTTGGAGACCTAAAATCCAAACCCTTACCCTCACTAGATactatgttgttgttttaaattgactTAGCAAGCGAGTAACTGGAAATAGGATCTCTCTACTATCGCCTGTCAGGGAAGAATGATTTTAGAAGTCTGTAACCTAACACACCCCTGGATGTTTTGCCTGTGTTATATATAGTAGCTGGCCTCTTGGAAGTTTGTTTTTATCCCTCTTggtaaatatatttttttcagCCAACAGCGACCCTCTCTGCCTTACATCAAAATGGTAGAAAGTTCAGAATAGGTGTAACTGATGGAATTTGAAGTTCTATGTACTATTGGAAAGAACAACATGCTTATTTGTTATCCTGTGTAAATGTCcagagtttttgttttgttttgttttgttttatttactatATATTGAGCAGGGATGGTTTTCTGACAGCATGAATCATTAACTCCTCTGAGCAAGCACAACAGTGCCCTGATAAATCAGCGTTATAAACTTTGTAAATCGCTAATCGGTTAAATTTAGCCTGTAACTGACCAAACTGATAGGAGGTACAGTCTCTGCTAGATTTATCAACTGTGAATGAAAATGGCTCCTGGTATGTAAGGCATAGCTCTCTGCTGGTGGCTTGAATCTTCCCTGCTTTGCCACTGGACGTGTCATTTCCCCCAATGTAACATGCTACCTAGGCTCAATTCTCCACTTACATCTTCAGTGATCTCGCGATAGgcaagaaattctattcagttcacatttcaagccaaatctatcaaatctacaCTTACTGAAATAGTGTGAGAATTGAAGcatggccatcctttgaaattcacacttattaaaattttgcaatgcagttcaccaaccaaacagtgtttacaaaaatgcatgtgttataggaaagtgtgcataaaaatgaacatatgagtgaaaataacatacaaaatgtattacataacaagaaattgcttgcaaaatgtgtacattagtcaaaactgcctacaaaaatgtgttaggagaaatttgcactaaaatgctggagaattttcatgaggattttttaaattgcaattttcatgaggatttttttaaattgcaaattgctgcagaaatgtggagaactgaatttaagattggaaaaatgagaaacagagaaccaaaactgacagatctttacaTCCCTATCACCCACTCATGTTTTCTTCATGTATTCTTTGAACAGGTGTGAAGGATTCTTCAATGTGCAAAGTTATTTGGAACAGACACTCTGGTACTTAAGTCTCATTGTGGGAAGCATTGCGAAATAATCCTGTTTCTCCCAGGGGTGTTTTCACTCCTGAGTTTTTACTTCTGTAAATAAGACTACAGTTTTTCACTCAGCTTTACCCTCTACCTTCCTGTAGACTTTACATACATAAGAAAATACAGATGGATAAACAGTTGACAgaagaaaggttgtagcatttcctttgcattcagaaggtcccaggttcaatccctggtgtctccaggtcgGACTGGGATTGGaaacactcctgcctgaaaccctggagagctgctgccagttagtgttgacagttctgagctagatagaccagtggtctggctaGATATAAATCAGCTACCTATCTTCCAGTGTTTCTGATGGTTTTATAAAAGGTTAGCTCCCATATTTGGCCATCTGAAGCTAGCCCCCCTTTTGCTGGTGTGAGAAATGAACTTTCAAGTCAGATGTCACAAACTCATGACTTCTTGAATCAAAACAGACAATTACGGCTGCATTTGTGGGTTTTTAATACATGACTTGCTCTCACTGGATTTCCCCTAAACACCAtgtcccccctccttcctctagTTTACCCTGCTTGTACTTACTATCTATCCAACAAGGTCATTTTCACTGACTATTGTAAAGGTTAGGTCTGCTTTGAGATCATTAGCTTTTTGATTGGTGTAGTTAAGTGCATTGTATTCTTACTTTGAAAAAGACATTGAGCTTACCTTGTTCAGTCCTTATATATAAGGCAAATGCTACTGATCCTCAATGATTACGATGGCTTGAATAGCAGGTAGGATTAGGAATGAATGTGCTGGGATGAATATGCAGTGTTATAACTTCTCTTCTGCTCTACCTAGTTTTTCACGAGGGGGATAGAGCAGGGCTTTCCAAACTGTGATCCGTAAGCTTCATCcatgtggtctgcagcatgtttgTAAAAAtccagttaaaaatcatacagcatctagcacaacacattgtaagtgctaaaacaggcagaaaaataaagaccttcagcaattttcagtgATCcaccaggggtgtgtgtgtagagtttaggaaccactgggatagaagtttttaaaaaaagaaacatgctATAGTTGCCTGCCAACTGACTTTGGATTTTTCATGCTTTTCTCCCTATTTGAATTCTAGGAAGCCATACCAAAGGGATATCTGACAGAGCCCTCCTCCCATATGTGCCTTCCCAATCCTTGAGGTCATTGGAAGAGGCCCTGTTGTGGGTGCCCTGTCCATCTAAGGCTTGGTGAGTAAGGAATTTAATTTCTCCGTGGCGCTCCCAATGAGTGAGTTAAGTCTTCCAGCTTTTTGGAAAAGGGTTAAGACCTTCCTGTTACTGAAGATCTTTTATTGATTAGAACAACACTGATTGTATTCAGGGGTCATGATAAGCCATAGTTTATTGTGACAAGAATGAAACTGGCATCTTCCTGGGCACTCCTGCCGTCCATTGGCACAGCCGTGAGGAGTTCATGTTTTGCTTCCAGTTTTGATTGCAGTTTCGCATTGTGTCTGAAGCCTATAAATTTAATTTGAATATAGTAGTGCTAGGTTTGTGCTGTTGCATTTCAGTTTtgtagttttaaatatgtttttattgttatactTTTAATATGTTGAGCACTGCCCTGGGCGCCTTTAGGATAAAAGTTGTACATAAACACAGTCAATAGTAATCTTTTTTCCAGGCATCTCAAAGCAGCATATGTGATTTCTGcctattttaccctcacaacagccctgagaGATAGTGACCAGCCCAAGTTCATCCCGTGAGCCTCATGGCCgtagtgggaatttgaaccttggtttTCCATGTCCTAGTCTGATACTATACTCCACATTGGCTGTCAGGATATTGTCTTGGgctgtgcacacaccatacatttaagtacatttaaagcacatccccccaagaatcctgggaactatagtgtacccctcactagggatgggatccattggctggtgttggttcaaaagcattccatcaacctaaccggctagtatcgatttgagtttgttctttgttcacTATCCTCTACTTTCACCAATCCTTTTTTCCGTCCCCCAAatttttgatattaatattgttattttaaaagaaaatattgataaaattattgttcttaatattaatattatagacagatttttttttaaaaaaaatcagttttcaaaaatagctgtggaaaattgctacataaaaatccaatccacaatgatagagGATATgcagattaatggaaaatttggtatcaaatgtgaattgggcggaattctagcacgtcctacctgtcacagagctacaattcccagcacccttaacaaagtatagttcccaggattccttgggggggagggatgggttGTAAATGcctccctgggctgctactgggagaaagggcgggatataaatctaatcaatcaatcaataaaaatgtaTGGTTTGTACACAGCCTCAGTTATTTGTATTTCAGCATGGCCACTTTTACATTTCCCTAGTGCAGGGGTGATTTGTTTGGCCTGAGGACCACTTTCACCCATAACCCAACCTGCCCTTATTCTAGTGAAAATGGTGTTCATTCTAgcgaaagtgggtgtggccacctcacACTCTGAAGTGCCTGCACACACACAGAAGCACATAACCCTTCCTCAGCTAATGAGCTAAGAAGGGGGTCTATCACACATTTGCTCATCAGATAATTGATCTGATCATTGAGGAGGGGGGCAGTTTGCATCACTGAGGGCACTGGGCTCTGTTCACCCCAGCACTGTGTATGCCttgatttatttttcctttttgccATCCTGCCAAAATCAGTGGGTCTTGGGTGGCCAGAAAAGCTTGCTTGGTGGTCAAATCGGGACCCAAACTGGGAGTTAGCCACACTTGCCCTAGAGGAATAAAAATTTCTGTAATCCAGACACATTTTTTCCTGGCTGACTGATTTAATTAGTCCATACTATGAAACTGTTCCTAGTATGACTTCCTAGTGAACAAATACTTGCAGGGACCTTAATAGTGTGTCTAAGCAGCCATCATTTCAAGGATTAATAGGATTAATTTATGAACTTTTCATCCCCAAGATGTAAACTTGGAGGATGTTTAATCTCCTTCTGGTCCTTTTTGCGGCCCTAGGCTCTTTAGCATGCAGCCAAGTGTAGCATAAGAAGTACAAGTACCCTCCTGAAAATGAATAAGCTTTGTCTGGTATTCAGCCTTACGTGctacttttaggaacataggaaactgccttgcaccaagtcagaccatcagtcgatataacttagtattgtctacactgactggcagcagctcagacagaagtctttcctagcccttactggagatgctggggacaaaacctgggaccttctgcatgtaatgcaggtaacactgagctacaggcaTTTCAGGAACAGCTATTCCTGTTTTGGAATGCTTTCAATTATGGTAGTCAAATTCAAAATGGGACCAAGCTCTTTTAAATCTCGTTTAACAGTTGTGTAAAGGAGAGAAGGTTGGCAGATACAGCTTTTCCCATCATAATGCTGAAAATTATGGGATGTGCGTAGCAGTCATTTGGCACTACTTCAAGGCCCTCTCACCAGCACTAGAAGTGTTTCCTcttaaatggaaaatggactgccttcaagtcgattttgacttatggcagccctatgaaatggtaagcattattcagaggtggtttaccattgccttcctctgaggatgagaggcaatgactgggccaaggtcactcagtgagcttcatggctgtgtggggatttgaaacctggtcttccaggtcatagtccaacaataaAAGCAAACTAGCCAACCAATGAGAAAGTTCCTTCAGAAAATACAAAGCAGATAAAAATATCCCATATTAGTCCCATATCTCTGGCCCATGGAAAGTATTGGGTGTCCATAGCATTTTAGGGCTGGTTTTCATATACTGTCTGCCTCCAcaggaatactttcagaatgaTTCCTGTAAAAGTATGTATGTAGAAAATTTGTGTCCGAAGGCTGATGACAGGTGCTCCAAAGACGTATGGAAATCCTAGTGGCTTGCACTTCAGTTTTCCTATATCTGATGTAACAGATCTAAATCCTGAGCATTTAGAACAGAAGACTGCCAGGGATGAAACCCTGGACTAGTTTGGTAGTCAGTATGAAATGAAGCTAATAACCAGAAGCTTGTATTGCAAAGCTAGTCTGACTGGCCAAGGCAATGCAAATTGGCTTATCCCGGATCTGGCATAGCTGGCATCAGCTATGAACTGAGGGGCACTGCTCTCTACTGTCAAAATTCCTGGCCTTAACCCACACCTAGCTCTGCAAAGTTGCCTTTGGTACGCAGCCCAATGCAGCTTATACTTATTTGTTAGCCCAAAGCTCCATTAGCCTGAAGCTCCATTTACTAAGGCTGGGATGTCCAGCAACACATCAACAGCAAATCTATGTTTTGTATTCTGTGCCTTCTTCAGGGAGTGTCAATGGTACCAACTTCCTACTTATATATTTTCTCGCTATTGGGCAGCATGGGGACAAGAAAAACTAAGCAAAAAGGAAGTATTTAATTACAGCAGAGGGCTTCTGATGTAGATAGATAAACTTTTTTGATGAAGTGCTTTCTTAGTTGGTTTAGTTGGTTTAAATAAGTTTAAATAAGTAAACATTAGAGATGATGGTGTCATAAAACATCGATTGtaattgcagcctttgttgtttGGATGAGGGTTGAGGCCCAGCCTCGCTTTCCTCCAAAGCAGGTGTATTCTCTAAGCCACAGCAAGAAGAGTTTGCAAATGTTTCTGCAGCGGGAGCATAAggtgctcaggaaggaaggaaagatgaGATAGTGATTTGGGTAGTAGGCTGGCAGTTGGACCAGCCATGTTTTAGCCCCTGCTTTGCCACTACTCCTTTATAAGCCATACCGTTCTATATGGAATTGCGGGGTGGGGAGGAAATGCTAGCCTGTATCATGGGCGGAATAGTGGTGGTGGTTATGAAAGTGAACACATACTGGGTTGAATACTTGGTCATCATTTACCAAGTGGTAATTTATTACAGTGGGCATGCAGAGAGTAGGTAATCTCTAGCCACCATTGTGAGTAGAATTTTACCTCCTACTCAGTAAGAAATCCAGGTAAGTGGTAAAAGGATAAAATTCTGCTCCTGCTACCGAAATCGCTCCCAGCCTGGTTGCATGTTGACCACTTACTTGGTAGAAGATTGCCTATACCCCTACACAGTGAAATGGTCAATGGATAAGAgggttttcacctggagaagtGGATGGGGCCTCTTCCAACATTTGAATTCCCAGCGTCTGAGTCATTCTCAGGATGTTGTTCCTAGAATCTATCATATCATATCTAttcctcttttcttctttttccataGTCCTCTGCTGTTTATCTGCTGAAAAGGGGCGGAGCCTGAGTCATTAAATTCCTTTACTGGATCCTTATAATGAAATCCTTTCTTAGTAGGATAGTATCAGGaacctgaaaaacaaacaaacagcacagCAACAATTGAAGAAGGAAGGGCCACCTGGTGGGAAAGTTTCTCCTCCAGAAGCTTTGGTTTTCTCTCCTCTATGCCTTTCTGACGATGCCTTTGGCAAATTGTTAAAATCCCTCTGTGGGGATGGCTTGTGCCCATAGTAAAATGGACAATAATCATATTGCCCCTTTTGGTATTTTAAATACGGTAAATATTCTATGAGGCATGTGGATCACATGAGGCAATCAGGGTGAAAGGGTTCAGAACAAGCAGGGCTTGTTTCTCACACCTTGAGGTGATGTCTCAGGGCAAATTCACCTGACCACTCTGTCGGTTATGTATTCTCACGTTCACTGATCTCTATTAGGTTGCCCTgtttcatttgctgccctgggctcgtgctgggaggaagggtgggatataaatcaaataataaataaataataagctgaAAGCTGCAATTTTGCACACCACTCCTCAACCCACATCAGAAGGCTTGTAGCAGGATGTAGAATTATGCTGCCCTGTTCAGTGTTGTGCCTAAACAGGAATTATCAACCTGTGTTAGGAGCACAGGGTTGTGCATGCTGCTGCTTCCATCAGTGTCCCCGTCTGCCCCAACCCTGTCCTCTCTGTTCCATACCTCCTCAGGAGGTCTGAAGGGGCTTCAAGTGAATGGAGGTAGAAACCTCCTTCAGACCttttctgctcaatgcagggcaaGGACAAAGGTACTGGAGGTGATGCTGGTGTGTGTGCCTCCGTGACCCAACACAGATTGCAATGAGGTACAAGCAACCTGCTCACAAGCTTAGTTGGATATAGTCACTGAACTAGTTGGGCCTCACCCATAAGTATTGTGATTATTTTAAGCCTCTTGTTGTCAGTGGAAATGGAGTTTGAAGTGGCTATCAGTGGGGATGGTCAAGTCACTCAGATTATGTGTGTCTACCAGACTGCATGGGATCCAGGTCAGTACATTCTTACTGCCTCCCTTTCTGTGATGCCACTGGCCAGATATTGGCACGGAAATGGAGATGGGGATTAGTGCTGCCTGGGTTCTCCCTGCTTCACTGGACACAGAATGGTGGATGCATCCATTGCAGCAGTTAAAGTTTTCATTGTTTATGAGAAAAAGGAGGGAGCACTCACCAGTAAAAGGTGGTAATTGCATAAAGCTTCACATTCTGATGCTaaccactaaaaaaaaccctcaattaAATGCCACGGAGGTTATAAGTCATATACTTCAGTTATGCGAGTATAAGTATGGTAGGAAAGCCGTTGAGCAATTTAAGGATTATTATGCTACTTCATCAAAGTATCTTCTGtggtgttttattgatttttgcaTGCTCATGAATAATGGTGTGTTAAACAGGACTATTGACTGGCATTCCATCAGGCATTTGGAACTGTTTTGAAGATTCCCAAGACATTGCACTGAGATACTTAATTGTGTATAATATTAAATAAGTTTGTATCTCATCATCTGGAAAAAGCTGGGTCTACTGAAGAATATGGGAGTTATTTTGGAAACTTCATGTTCTCTTTTTAATGCATACctttgaacttatttatttatttatttattatatttattagtcgcttttttccaaaagtggaactcaaagcgacttacaaaaaaaaattgtgctcaaagtggcttacaacaaaagcaaacaattacaaaaacaatttcataataaaataatacaacagcagtaataaaacaacaaatgtcacAGTTAATTTTAATTAACTACATTCACAtaattaactaaataaaataaagaaattggGAGTAAAGGCAAGGATGTATTAAAAGTGGGTCTCCTGTCGCTGTTTCAGACCAGAGGTAGATTTTGTGTCTGAGCGCAGTAGTCCTTGTGCTGCTGCAACAGCCGGCCTGAGAAGGACTACAGGACTCACAGTGGCCAGTGACAATGTGCCCGCCTGGGATGGTCTTTTCCTTGGATATCCAGTAAATGTAATGGCAGAACTGGGTGGCTTGTTCTAGTTCAATACTTTTCATGCACAAAGTCTTCATATACAACTGACCCAGTGGAGGGACGCCTGGGATGcagttgctactgctgctgctgctgctactaaagCTGATGCGCATCACTACTTCAAGCGGGACAGACTCTGTATTGCCCATGGCATTTGAGCTCGGAGGTACGTCTGAGCCTGGCTTGCAGTCAGAGTAGGAGAGGTGCTCCCTAACAGCATGGTCTGTTGGGTAAGACTGCTGCTACTAGTGTTGGAGGTCTGTGAATGGCTTATTAGCTGCACAGGTGTAGGAGAAGCAGAAAGATTAATCGAGGTCTCTGACATGCTTGACTGCTGAGTGACACTGCCATTGGGGGATGCGCACTGCCTCCCACCTGACTGGCTTGCCTGTGGGACGCTGGCCATGCTCTGGAACTGAGTGCTACTCAAATGCTGCTGTTGCAAAGCAGCAGGTTGTAACATTAGATGCTGCTGTTGAGCTGCATACATCTGCTGAAGGTACTGTGCTGCTGAGCTAGGGGGACGATGCAAGGCCTGCTGAATAACCTGCACAGCATGCCGATCTGCACCGCTATAAACAGATATTTGAGGTGGCTGTGTACGGGACGGAGaagatgtggtggtgatggttgttGTGCATGCAGAACATGTTGTACTCAGTTCACTTTCCATTGCTGTGAAATGATTCTTCTTCCCGCTCGGCGTACAAATCGCTCACTCCTCTTCCGCCATGTTCTCACCTCTGGTGTGCTCTACTTCCTGAGTTGGAAGTAGTATCACATTAATGGTTTCAGTACCACATTATTGATGGGATTTTTTTCCATTGGCCTTATTCTCATGTCattgtaagccatggtttgtcttaTTGTGATGAGCCGCATACTAGTGCATACTGCTCATCTGCTCCCACTTTGTTCTACCCAGCCTGGagatggaagaaacaaattatgaAGTTTGGTGTTAGATGCAAACCAGCGCTTGTGGTTTGCTTTttcccaaacaaaccatgagtagaAGCCAAGGTTTGCTCACACCTTACCACTCATATtttgtttggaagaaacaaatcatgaaTGATGGTTCACACATaagtaatgctaagccaagcctCATGGTTTGTAATTCTGATTCTAGGTCGGGTAGGGCAAAGCAGGAGCAGCTGAGCAATAGGCACTAGCATGCTGTTTGTTCACAATAAGCCATGCTTTATTGCTTGACATGAATTACCATTATATGTAAACTGGGGCAGTGTACTTAATAATAatcttcatgactgagtgggattcaaaccttggtttcCTAGGTCATTGTTGAACACTTTGACCactacacctctctctctctctctctctctctctctctctctcacacacacacacacacacacacacacacacacacacacactgtttttgTGCGCATGGAAAGTCAGTGATGAGAAAGGAGAGAGTGTATTAAGATATGGCAGAAACAAAATACTGTGCTGTGAGAACAGCCACAGGGCATGGCAATTTGAAAGTTGGTTTGGAATGCTGATGGGTCTCCTGAGACTGTGGGCCCTGAGCTGCAGCCCAGTTAGTCCATCATTACCCATTTTTGTAGTGATTCACATCAAGATATGAAGCTTTATGGTTCTGCTGGTGAatgccccctccctcttcccatgTATGTGGTATAGGTCAGGTGTCATGTTAATCTATTCCTTTCTTTTTATGGAGCTTAATTTTTCAAGGCACACTGTTGTAGCCTGGTAAATCATTTGAGGGATCACTAGCCCCATATGTGGTTGGAGAGTGCACTCTGACCCATTTTTCCAGCTAAGTTCGAGATGGAGGGATATTATAATAGGGGTGTGCAACTCTATTTTATTTTCAGGTTTTCCTGTTTGAAAATGCATTGATTTTATTGTGCAAGTCAAAAGACACTTTGCAATATAAAACAACAAAACCAACAGCAATGTTTAAATGTGCTCTCTCCACCTATGTCAAAAACTCATGAGGAATGCATAGTGAAATGGAGGAGAACCATAATGTCTTCAAAACGTCATAGAATATGAAATTATTATGCTGGTCATACCTCCTTAAGGGTCAATTCACAACATGCATTTTTGAGCTGTTGTCACTATCATTCCTTGGTTGAACTGGCTGTTTGCTTCAGGACATTCTGT comes from Rhineura floridana isolate rRhiFlo1 chromosome 6, rRhiFlo1.hap2, whole genome shotgun sequence and encodes:
- the LOC133386846 gene encoding polyhomeotic-like protein 3; this encodes MESELSTTCSACTTTITTTSSPSRTQPPQISVYSGADRHAVQVIQQALHRPPSSAAQYLQQMYAAQQQHLMLQPAALQQQHLSSTQFQSMASVPQASQSGGRQCASPNGSVTQQSSMSETSINLSASPTPVQLISHSQTSNTSSSSLTQQTMLLGSTSPTLTASQAQTYLRAQMPWAIQSLSRLK